The Entelurus aequoreus isolate RoL-2023_Sb linkage group LG08, RoL_Eaeq_v1.1, whole genome shotgun sequence genome segment ctgcggtgacgcagcgccatcctcggaccaaagggagctgatcggcaccagtttgccggtcggaccccacatgagatccctgcgctccatgggggaatggcggagtgtctcggcttccatggcgcgcaggacctcccacgttacctcgtcaaaattgtcccatttttttgcgggagagctctcgtgctggcgacatctgtcaagactaggtctttggcgtggtttgctctcccgtggtgcaaaagaattggaacggacgtggcgtgcaggtaaagacatagtttaattattactataaactcaaacaaaaggtacaaacaaaaggcgctcacagcggaggtaaaaaacttgactaggaaaaaacaaaaggcgcgcacaatggcggagaactatgaacattaaacaaacaaaaacttacgtgacaaggaactgtgaacatagcatgaatgtgtgatgtcgccaggacgaacaacagaaacagaaaagcctatatagtgacatgataagtgaaaacaggtgcgtgactaactgtgaacaggtgcgtgacatgacaatgtgaaaacgtgagacaggtgtgtgtgagtccaaacgtggaacaggtgaaactaatgagtaaccatggaaacaacaaaaccaggaagtgaaaccaggaactaaagaagtgtccaaaaaacaaaacagcacatggccaaacaaaaacatgaacacagacatgacagagacaTTGATTTGAAATACAAGTGTTCTGAGTTAAGAGctttgtcacagaaccaattaagcatgCAGGTTGAGGTACGACTGTGTCGGAGTCATGCTTCTTTACCAGCATTTCAGTTTAGCCCCATCTAGTTGCACTTACTGTTGTATCTCATTATGTACTTGAGGGACCTGAGATCAAACACCTTGGCCTGGTCCCTGCGCAGGATTTTAGCTCTGGCGCAAAGGTCATAAGAGAAATCTTCACCATGTTTTGTCCACATCACGCTGTATCCACTCAGGTTGTAGATTTCAACATGAAATGGAATGTTGTAGGACGGCCAGTACCCTTTAAAGCAAAGCACCATGGAGAAAAGGTTATCTATAGTAGATAGACGACCACTCTGGTTAACTATTAAAAAACGTTGTTACCTCCTCGCAAAGTTTGGGTCTGGTCAGAGTGCATCACCTTCCCGGGAATCTGCTCCACAACAGTCAGAGCTCCAGTTCTGATGCTGTGACCGAGTGAGATCTTACTCAGGTCCACCACCATGTACTGGCTGTTATATGTACCTGCAACACGGGAATATAAACATTGTCTTGTTTCCTGCAAGCTTGAGTCCCACAACCTGCAGCTACTGTGACCTGAGTTGTATTTTGAGAAGATCTGCGCCCACTCTTCACCGCTGCGCGCCAAGCTGTTGGCCAGGCGGACTCTCTGCCAGGCCAGCAGGCTGTGAGGGCTGAGCTGAGAGAACAAGGAGGCGTTGAAAACACCGATTGAAGTCTGAGTAACCAGTAGGCGGCTACCAAGGAGGTAGAAGTCGTCCAGAGACGTAAGGAAGCCTGCAGGACGATGAGGAAGATTTGGGATTAGGAATTGGGCAGAGAGGGATACTTTTGGTTGAAACATAATATTAAAACAGGTGAAGGATATGTTGGAAatcgggctgtcaaaaataactcaTGGGATTATTCACAAAATGtttttgcattaatcatgtacgtacgcagattaatcacgccatttattttgaccgtacatgctCTTTTACTTTAACTgctatatggtcagtgatcagaaaaatgcatacatcagtgcaaagatgagtgaggagactcaaaCTAGTGTGCTTGCTGGAAAATTgtacttcaaaataaaccctgactggacttCAGATAAAACGGTTAACAATTTTTGACCAAATAAATTATGTGCATTCatgcaaaacatttaaaaaatgttcccgTACAACATTAtgataataaaattgcatttgtgtacaaatattgggttttatgacactAATACTTATTGtacttttacaaaccccgtttccatatgagttgggaaattgtgttagatgtaaatataaacggaatacaatgatttgcaaatccttttcaacccatattcaattgaatgcactacaaagacaagatatttgatgttcaaactcataaactttatttttttttgcaaataataattaacttagtccgggggtctccgttgtggtactttaggcttcataatgcgccacacattttcaatgggagacaggtttggactacaggcaggccagtctagtacccgcactcttttactatgaagtggcctgcctgtagtccagacctgtctcccattgaaaatgtgtggcgcattatgaagcctaaaataccacaacggagacccccggactgttgaacaacttaagctgtacatcaagcaagaatggaaaagaattccacctgagaagcttaaaaaatgtgtttcctcagttcccaaacgtttaatgagtgttgttaaaaggaaaggccatgtaacacagtggtgaacatgccctttcccaactactttggcacgtgttgcagccatgaaattctaagttaattattatttgcaaaaaaaaaagaaaagtttatgagtttgaacatcaaatatcttgtctttgtagtgcattcaattgaatatgggttgaaaaggatttgcaaatcattgtattccgtttatatttacatccaacacaatttcccaactcatatggaaacggggtttgtatattatttttacaatatCTATTTGCACACTTTGGAAGTCTTCAGGTGTCATAaattcagatatatatgataatagcttcagtaACGAGTCAACTAGTTTTTCCCCTCTACTGGTActttgattataatttttttctgtatATGACAGAAGGGTGTTTTCCTTCCTGTCATTCCCTTGCTATGAGGAATCCTGCAGTTCAACTTAAGTTTAAGTAACCAAATGTGGTTTTGTGCTTTATACAATAGGATAGCCCTATTGCCTGCCAAGCATTTTCACCATTCTACACTGTCAGAGAGTAACAACTATCTTCATTGTAACGCAGTGAAGTCACAGCCTTTACACTCTAAAAATAGCACCTTGAATATCAGTTGTGTTCTAAAGGAAACACAAGCCTATAAGAGGATTTTTTGGCAAATCTTTGCAGTTAGATTATTCAGTGATATTCTACTTTTACATTCAAAACACGTTATTTAAATTAATAAGGCTGCTGTAACTTAACTTTTATTTGTACTCTATATTTCAGTATGGTGTTTTCATTCTAATCATTCCCTGTCTTTTTTTATTTGCTATGGAAAAATCTCACGTTTTATCTATTTCATTTTGAgtataaaggggaactgcactgtttttggaattttgcctgtcggtcacattcattatgaaagacatgacgacggatagacttttgtttaatgcattctaaatattaaataaacgtaaataaaagtcggcTCACAGCGGAGCCAATGAGAGCTCCATTATTtttcccataaaatccaataaacaaccatccaaaaactgccaacaataaatACTCCATGACTTGAACACTAATCAAGTATTAgtgattgttattataagcgctaacgcagacaaactatttatagcggcgctgtgatcactacCGCGCGTCCCTATGCTTACATCATCgcgtggtctgctgcttcctccctTCTTtgttccctgtaagtttattctagatcataaatcatgcatctcacctgcacataagaagtctgagtaggtattctgacaagttggtacactttgacaaccatttaggacccgaaaaggCCGGAATGGCACGAAAAGacgctttaccatgaattgattaacgtggaccccgacttaaacaagttgaaaaacatattcgggtgttaccatttagtggtcaattgtacggaatatgtactgtactgtgcaatctactaataaaagtctcaatcaatggtCCCCCCATACCACCACCttgtttctttgtgaggattatgagtcattcttcatctaaatgggaatttatatatacattgtagcagtctgcatcctaaggacagcagaccttgtacagtaagtgatgttttattatgtttgttggctctcataaagtctgcagtgagcagaaatccgtgatgaagaaaaaaaacaaagcaaacgTCCTGATGCGTTTTTAAAATTTGCTTAtacgggaactgcacttttttttggaattctgCCTTTCATTCACGATCATTAATgatgattgattttttttattttttttttgcattgtaaatattaaatacatgcgatcaaaagtcagcttacaatggagcctattgggGCCTCtctattccgcctacaaagcccttaaaaaaacatctattgaggttttatataaatgatgtaagtatatatgtaatgtagtaacgggcacttttataataacatttaatatttatgtgttttgatcattttaagcttaCACGGCGCAATTTTTTCAAAAGCGTTTctcaaagttttgtttttttcttcatcactgattattacttactgcagactttatgaaagCGCACAAAAGataaaaaacatcacttactgtacaatgtctgctgtcattaggatgccgactgttgggatgttcatatattcccatttagatgaagaatcatgaGTATGTGAGGGACTGGGGAACAAGCGCCTTTTcgtgcctatcccagctgcattcgggcaaaaaacgggggacaccctggacaagtcgccacctcatcgcagggccaacacaaatagacagacaacattcatactcacattcatacactatgccaatttagtgttgccaatcagcctatcaatgcattaaaaaaacattccatccgtcgtcatgtctttcataatgattataaacgataggcaaaaaaataaaaaatagttcccctgtaaaattagcaaaatatgtaaataatatattaaatgttattataaatctgtctgttaatacattacatatatacttacatcatgtatataaaaccttaatgtgggtgtttggatgtttttcaagGGCTTTGGAGGTGGAATTGCGCAGCTCTCATAGGGTTTttttaagcggacttttgatcgcatttatttattattttgaaataaaaatacatgaataacatccattgtcatttctttcataatgattgtgaacaataggcagttcccctttaaatacgtAAGTTTAAGTAAGATACATTTTTGTGAGATACATACATACCATAACCCATAGTTATGGGTTGTATTACTTTATTGCACTATGGTACTATGTATGATTAGGAAAATGTGTGTACGTACCAGGGTAGCTGCTGAACGACATCTTTCCCGTGGCTACGTGCATGTTGGACACCCTGAGGTTCCAATGTTTGTAGATGCGCATGGTGGATGCATAATTGTACCAGCTGGAGTGACCCAACAGCAGGTTCTCAAAACCAGGCGTCACCTTGGACACAACGAAGAGAGGATGGATGGGATGTGTTTAGTTTTCCCTTTTGGAGATCTCGTTCTAGTTTTGTGGGTCAGTTCATGAGCATTGGCAGTAAAATTCATGATTACTACTACCTTGCAAACCTGATGATAACAGCATTTACAGGTTGTGATGATCAAAAACATGCACTGTCAGTCCCGCATCCTTATTTGcagttttttaataaaaataaaattaaattaaataaaattaaatttaaaaaataaaaataaaataaaataaaataaaataaaaattaaattaaattaaattaaattaaattaaattaaattaaattaaattaatgggACCTTTGATGATTTtagtctacatttaaaacattttcttgtggtCTAGATACTATGTATTGGATATTCTTTGGTGTATATTTTGCATCAATTGTACTCCATTGTCATTTTTATAACCCGTTTTttaagtctgtctgcaagatgttccatTCCGGAgacgttcccagattgcaaatgaaaccaggcCCCACCCTCTGCAAAAGTATCatcatttatcttttgaaaatgtacactgtttgaatatacatGATGAAGTTGTCACTGCtgttattttttttccacacacggtcgaaaataaacttcataaacattatctAGATTCACCaggtcacaacattaggcacaactGTGCACTCTGCGATCGATTCAGACTCTGCATAAAAAAGTGGCTTTTAACAGAATTTATGTGACTGCAAGTCCCACGTCTGTTTTATTATGCATATCCCAAGATGAAAGTTGAAGTTAAATGAAAATAACACTTCATCCTGCCTTTTTTATGTTTCCTCACAGCCGCAGGGGAGGAGGTCCGCCCCTCTTGCCGAGAGCTTGACtcaatgtccaaataagtacatcCATCTCGCTGTGATATCACagcgtagccagactgcaaaaccccgcgaacataggcatccaaaactgcgtgctaGCTCACGCTAAATTGTATGAACCTTATTATTTGACACTATGGTATTGTTTCACACAAGAATGCAACAGTTTAACAACGTTTATAACTCATAAAAGA includes the following:
- the plbd1b gene encoding phospholipase B-like 1 isoform X3, which gives rise to MFNHYSNVYPQLIKDEKVLNPLESFLSEQDQWAREQVKLRKNSEPLWNYLGLILAQLDGLIAGAASWAKSKHTEPLSVFTVQFLNSVGDLLDLVPALTPRLNSAGPKSFSIQGMGHCTALIKVTPGFENLLLGHSSWYNYASTMRIYKHWNLRVSNMHVATGKMSFSSYPGFLTSLDDFYLLGSRLLVTQTSIGVFNASLFSQLSPHSLLAWQRVRLANSLARSGEEWAQIFSKYNSGTYNSQYMVVDLSKISLGHSIRTGALTVVEQIPGKVMHSDQTQTLRGGYWPSYNIPFHVEIYNLSGYSVMWTKHGEDFSYDLCARAKILRRDQAKVFDLRSLKYIMRYNNYRRDPYAKGHPCKTICCRNDLRPRRPRPGGCYDTKVTDYQMALQLAAEAINGPTIQGGLRPFTWLSFNLTAHDGLPYKYNFTFITVRPALHKP